One window from the genome of Elaeis guineensis isolate ETL-2024a chromosome 5, EG11, whole genome shotgun sequence encodes:
- the LOC105044976 gene encoding LOW QUALITY PROTEIN: putative pentatricopeptide repeat-containing protein At1g56570 (The sequence of the model RefSeq protein was modified relative to this genomic sequence to represent the inferred CDS: inserted 1 base in 1 codon) — MTKLSFQTLPFSLNQRTICPLRKAHYSSAKPKSTTPSTLSPVAATNLIKSLCAQGSPTLARRMFDEMPDRDVVAWTAMISGYASNGRHEDAWQTFRRMTANGVGPNAYTVSSILTACRGLGWRRGGAAVHAVAVRLGVDRGTYVENALLDVYASCGKGGGDGDGMGEAWKVFEGLAERTAVSWTTMIAGCTHRGDGCTGVLVFRRMVQEGGEVHPFTCSIAIRACASIGSLTLGRQLHVMVEKSGHGFNLPVANSLVDMYCRCMSLGEARRYFNEMPQRDLITWNAMIAGLERYNSQEALQLFLEIGSEDLQPNCFTFTTILSSCTNLAVLHCGQQVHGAIVRRGFSGNLQIANALVDMYAKCGSITDSRKIFTEXNQKDLISWTSMMIGYGINGYGKEAMELFDEMINLGIQPDHVVFMVVISACSHAGLLDEGLKYFDMMHTEYNIRPNSEVYGCIIDLLGRAGRLVEAYELIKEMPFEADESIWGALLGASRMHNNVDLGRLAARKIMDLKPKEAKTYVLLSNIYAAGSEWGEFAETRRLLRGMGSKEAGMSWIEVRNKVCSFVAGDRSNPYVDLVYEILEMLVQHMTEVECDYNSDGLLHDLEELT, encoded by the exons ATGACCAAACTTTCCTTCCAGACCTTACCATTCTCTCTAAATCAAAGAACAATATGCCCACTCAGGAAGGCCCATTACAGCTCTGCCAAGCCCAAGTCCACCACCCCATCAACCCTCTCACCGGTTGCCGCCACCAACCTCATCAAGTCCCTCTGCGCGCAAGGGTCGCCCACGCTGGCCCGCCGGATGTTCGACGAAATGCCCGACCGAGACGTCGTCGCGTGGACGGCCATGATCTCGGGCTACGCATCCAACGGCCGCCACGAGGACGCGTGGCAGACCTTCCGCCGGATGACGGCCAACGGCGTGGGCCCCAACGCGTATACCGTGTCCAGCATTTTAACGGCGTGCAGGGGCCTGGGATGGCGCCGCGGCGGGGCGGCGGTTCACGCCGTAGCGGTGCGTCTGGGCGTGGACCGGGGAACGTACGTGGAGAATGCGCTGCTCGACGTCTACGCATCATGCGGAAAAGGCGGCGGTGATGGCGACGGAATGGGCGAGGCATGGAAGGTGTTCGAGGGGTTGGCAGAGAGGACGGCGGTCTCGTGGACTACAATGATCGCTGGATGCACCCACAGAGGAGACGGGTGCACCGGTGTTCTGGTGTTCCGCCGAATGGTCCAG GAGGGTGGGGAGGTGCATCCATTCACTTGTTCTATTGCAATTCGGGCTTGTGCTTCAATTGGCAGCCTAACACTCGGGAGGCAACTTCATGTCATGGTAGAGAAGTCTGGTCATGGCTTCAATCTTCCCGTTGCCAATTCTTTGGTGGACATGTACTGCAGATGCATGAGCCTTGGAGAAGCTAGGAGGTACTTCAATGAAATGCCACAAAGGGACTTGATCACCTggaatgcaatgattgccgggctGGAGCGATACAATTCACAGGAAGCCCTGCAACTATTTCTCGAGATAGGTTCAGAAGATCTGCAACCAAATTGCTTTACTTTTACTACCATTCTATCATCTTGCACAAATCTGGCAGTTCTACATTGTGGGCAGCAAGTCCATGGAGCTATAGTTAGAAGAGGATTCAGTGGGAACCTCCAAATAGCTAATGCCCTTGTAGATATGTATGCGAAGTGTGGAAGCATAACTGACTCAAGAAAGATTTTCACCG ATAATCAGAAGGATTTGATCTCCTGGACTTCTATGATGATAGGATATGGAATAAATGGATATGGGAAGGAGGCAATGGAACTTTTCGATGAGATGATTAATTTAGGAATCCAACCAGACCATGTAGTGTTTATGGTTGTTATAAGTGCTTGCAGCCATGCTGGATTACTAGATGAAGGCTTGAAATACTTTGATATGATGCATACTGAATACAATATTCGTCCAAATAGCGAGGTTTATGGGTGCATTATCGATCTTCTAGGCCGAGCAGGAAGGCTTGTGGAGGCTTATGAGTTGATAAAAGAAATGCCTTTTGAAGCTGATGAATCAATTTGGGGTGCTTTGCTCGGGGCCAGCAGGATGCACAATAATGTGGATTTGGGTAGGTTGGCTGCTCGGAAGATAATGGATTTGAAGCCAAAGGAAGCAAAGACTTATGTCTTACTCTCAAACATATATGCTGCTGGAAGTGAATGGGGCGAGTTTGCAGAGACTAGGAGGTTACTGAGAGGGATGGGGAGTAAGGAGGCAGGAATGAGTTGGATTGAAGTGAGGAATAAGGTATGTAGCTTTGTTGCTGGTGATAGAAGCAATCCGTATGTTGATCTGGTTTATGAGATATTAGAAATGCTGGTTCAGCACATGACTGAAGTTGAATGTGACTACAATTCAGATGGGTTGCTGCATGATTTGGAAGAACTGACATGA